A window of Pseudomonadales bacterium contains these coding sequences:
- a CDS encoding nucleotidyltransferase family protein, giving the protein MSTAEPTPRHALLLLAAGAGRRYGADKLMAPLRQGGVLLEASLQPLTPWKQDVHVMLRPGASEAWRLVEQWGGHPHWSPDAALGMGHTLAAGIALLEGYTGCLLLLGDMPGIRRQSIATLLARLDEHALVVPRHAGQWGHPVGFGRQYFAPLRQLTGDRGARGLLEQHQAQITFVDLDDPGILFDVDTAADLDRFQSP; this is encoded by the coding sequence GTGTCGACGGCTGAGCCGACGCCGCGCCACGCACTGCTGCTGCTGGCCGCAGGCGCCGGGCGGCGCTACGGTGCCGACAAGCTGATGGCGCCCCTGAGGCAGGGTGGCGTGCTGCTGGAGGCCAGCCTGCAGCCGCTCACCCCCTGGAAACAGGATGTGCATGTGATGCTGCGCCCCGGGGCCAGCGAAGCCTGGCGCCTGGTCGAGCAGTGGGGTGGCCATCCTCACTGGAGCCCTGATGCGGCGCTCGGCATGGGCCACACGCTGGCCGCGGGCATCGCGCTGCTCGAAGGGTATACCGGCTGCCTGCTGCTGCTCGGCGACATGCCCGGCATCCGCCGTCAGAGCATCGCCACGCTGCTCGCCCGGCTGGACGAGCATGCCCTGGTCGTGCCACGCCACGCTGGCCAGTGGGGCCATCCGGTCGGTTTTGGCCGCCAGTACTTCGCGCCACTGCGACAGCTCACCGGCGATCGTGGCGCACGCGGGCTGCTGGAGCAGCACCAGGCGCAGATCACCTTTGTCGACCTGGATGACCCCGGCATTCTGTTCGACGTCGACACCGCCGCCGACCTCGACCGCTTCCAGTCACCTTGA
- a CDS encoding XdhC family protein, translated as MDSINLEVIGQLTHWLQSGQSGWLCTITATFGSSPRPVGSILACNRSGEVRGSLSGGCVEDDLIAALRSGEIASERPEELSYGVSKAETERLGLPCGGRLSLVVEPLSPTAATQSHFAAIFTAIEQRRLIGRTLDLSSGQMQLFQPQHYSPTRLAQQRLTQVFGPRYRLLLVGAGQIARYLAEMALALDFEVILTDPRPELLAAWNGPPITLAGGMPDDAVRHWADGANSAVVTLTHDPRIDDMALMEALNSSAFYVGALGSLRTSAQRRERLEQLDLPKSAIARLDAPIGLPIQSKTPPEIAISILAKLIQVRARVDG; from the coding sequence GTGGACAGCATCAACCTCGAAGTGATCGGCCAGCTCACGCACTGGCTGCAGAGCGGTCAATCGGGCTGGCTCTGCACCATCACCGCCACCTTCGGTTCTTCGCCGCGTCCGGTTGGCTCCATTCTGGCCTGCAACCGCAGCGGCGAGGTGCGCGGTTCGCTGTCGGGTGGCTGTGTCGAGGATGATCTGATTGCTGCGCTGCGCAGTGGCGAGATCGCCAGCGAGCGCCCCGAAGAGCTCAGCTACGGCGTCAGCAAGGCCGAGACCGAACGGCTTGGTCTGCCCTGCGGCGGCCGGCTGTCGCTGGTGGTGGAGCCGCTGTCACCGACCGCAGCGACCCAGTCCCATTTCGCCGCCATCTTTACCGCGATCGAACAGCGCCGCCTGATCGGCCGCACGCTCGACCTCTCCAGCGGTCAGATGCAACTGTTCCAGCCGCAGCACTACAGCCCCACCCGTCTGGCGCAGCAGCGGCTGACCCAGGTGTTCGGACCGCGTTACCGCCTGCTGCTGGTCGGCGCCGGCCAGATCGCCCGCTATCTGGCCGAGATGGCGCTGGCGCTCGATTTCGAGGTGATCCTGACCGACCCGCGTCCCGAACTTCTGGCCGCCTGGAACGGCCCGCCGATCACGCTGGCCGGCGGCATGCCCGACGATGCCGTGCGTCACTGGGCGGACGGTGCCAACAGCGCGGTGGTCACCCTGACCCATGACCCCCGCATCGACGACATGGCGCTGATGGAGGCGCTCAACTCATCGGCCTTCTATGTCGGTGCGCTGGGTTCGCTGCGCACCTCGGCGCAGCGGCGCGAACGGCTGGAGCAGCTCGATCTGCCCAAATCGGCGATCGCCCGGCTCGATGCACCAATCGGCCTGCCGATCCAGAGCAAGACGCCACCGGAAATCGCCATCTCCATTCTGGCCAAGCTGATTCAGGTGCGCGCCCGTGTCGACGGCTGA
- the infC gene encoding translation initiation factor IF-3: MTIKRESGRGSEKNRINGAITAPQVRVVDAEGQQVGVIPLSEALRLAEEAKLDLVEIAASADPPVCKIMDYGKYVFEAKKQKAAAKKKQKQIQIKEVKFRPGTDEGDYQVKLRNLIRFLEEGDKAKVTLRFRGREMAHQRLGVELLKRIEQDLEPHGVVEQMPAMEGRQMTMVISPKKKK, encoded by the coding sequence TTGACAATCAAGCGCGAGTCAGGAAGAGGATCCGAAAAAAACCGGATCAATGGAGCGATTACCGCTCCCCAGGTTCGAGTGGTGGATGCCGAGGGTCAGCAGGTGGGAGTCATCCCGCTGAGTGAGGCACTGCGGCTGGCCGAAGAGGCCAAGCTCGATCTGGTCGAGATCGCCGCATCGGCCGATCCTCCGGTCTGCAAGATCATGGACTACGGCAAGTATGTTTTTGAGGCCAAAAAACAGAAAGCCGCTGCCAAGAAAAAGCAGAAACAGATTCAGATCAAAGAGGTCAAGTTCAGGCCAGGGACGGACGAGGGGGATTATCAGGTCAAACTACGCAACCTGATACGTTTCCTTGAAGAGGGTGACAAGGCCAAGGTCACGCTCAGATTTCGGGGTCGGGAGATGGCCCATCAGCGCCTTGGCGTCGAACTGCTCAAGCGTATTGAGCAGGATCTCGAACCGCATGGCGTGGTGGAGCAGATGCCGGCAATGGAAGGACGCCAGATGACCATGGTGATCTCCCCGAAAAAGAAAAAGTAG
- the pheS gene encoding phenylalanine--tRNA ligase subunit alpha produces MMESLEKLLHDAEAAIADSADLMALDQVRVFYLGKKGVITQQLKELGALPAEERRAAGALVNRVKEQLQVLLAQRKQTLDAQALDQQLAQGWVDVTLPGRGQSSGALHPITKVLERMEDIFTSIGYEVAEGPEVEDDYHNFEALNIPAHHPARAMHDTFYIDAHRLLRTHTSPVQIRQMKQGQPPFRLICPGRVYRCDSDVTHTPMFHQVEGLVVDRDISFADLKGTVSGFLRSFFERDLQVRFRPSYFPFTEPSAEVDISCVICSGSGCRVCKSSGWLEVMGCGMVHPQVFRHCGIDSELWSGFAFGMGVERLAMLRYGVDDLRLFFENDLRLLEQFH; encoded by the coding sequence ATGATGGAAAGTCTTGAGAAGCTGTTGCACGACGCCGAGGCGGCGATTGCCGACTCGGCCGATCTGATGGCTCTGGATCAGGTTCGGGTGTTCTATCTGGGCAAAAAAGGCGTCATCACCCAGCAGCTCAAGGAGTTGGGAGCACTGCCGGCCGAAGAGCGCAGAGCGGCGGGAGCGCTCGTCAACCGGGTCAAGGAGCAGTTGCAGGTGTTGCTGGCGCAGCGCAAGCAGACACTGGATGCGCAGGCGCTCGATCAGCAACTGGCGCAAGGCTGGGTCGATGTGACGCTGCCCGGGCGCGGACAGTCGAGTGGTGCACTGCATCCGATCACCAAGGTGCTGGAGCGGATGGAAGACATTTTCACTTCGATCGGCTACGAAGTGGCCGAAGGGCCGGAGGTGGAGGATGACTACCACAACTTCGAGGCACTCAACATTCCGGCCCACCATCCGGCGCGGGCCATGCACGACACCTTCTACATCGACGCCCATCGGTTGCTGAGAACCCACACCTCACCGGTGCAGATTCGGCAGATGAAGCAGGGCCAGCCACCATTTCGCCTGATTTGTCCGGGGCGCGTCTACCGTTGTGACTCTGACGTGACTCATACGCCGATGTTCCACCAGGTCGAGGGGCTGGTGGTCGACCGCGACATCTCCTTCGCTGATCTGAAAGGAACCGTCAGCGGTTTTCTGCGCAGTTTTTTCGAGCGCGATCTGCAAGTGCGATTCAGACCCTCCTATTTCCCCTTCACGGAGCCCTCGGCCGAGGTCGATATTTCGTGTGTGATCTGTTCGGGAAGTGGCTGCCGGGTCTGCAAATCGAGCGGCTGGCTCGAGGTGATGGGGTGTGGCATGGTCCATCCGCAGGTGTTTCGGCACTGCGGCATCGACAGCGAGCTGTGGAGCGGCTTTGCCTTCGGCATGGGCGTGGAGCGGTTGGCGATGCTCCGTTATGGTGTCGATGATCTGCGACTCTTCTTTGAAAACGATCTGCGGCTGTTGGAACAGTTCCATTGA
- the rpmI gene encoding 50S ribosomal protein L35, whose protein sequence is MPKIKTNRGAAKRFRKTATGFKHKQSFKNHILTKKSTKRKRQLRPMHAVDHADQSAVARMLPYL, encoded by the coding sequence ATGCCGAAGATCAAAACCAACCGTGGGGCGGCCAAGCGATTTCGCAAGACCGCGACCGGTTTCAAGCACAAGCAATCCTTCAAGAATCACATTCTGACCAAGAAGAGCACCAAGCGTAAGCGTCAGCTGCGCCCGATGCATGCCGTCGACCATGCCGATCAGTCGGCGGTGGCGCGTATGCTGCCCTATCTGTGA
- the thrS gene encoding threonine--tRNA ligase, with translation MPTITLPDHSRRQFDHPLTVQQVAAAIGPGLAGAALAGQVNGRLVDTSFVIDQDAELAIITARDEAGVEVLRHSCAHLLAMAVKGLFPTAQVTIGPVIEEGFYYDFAYERPFTPEDLEKIEARMVELAERDIPVVRQLMSRDQAIALFESMGEQYKVEIIREIPASEALSCYRQGDFIDLCRGPHVPSTGKLKAFKLTKVAGAYWRGDSRNAMLQRIYGTAWPDTKALKQYLHRIEEASKRDHRRIGKQLDLFHAQEEAPGMVFWHPKGWTLYQVIEQYMRRVQQAHGYQEIKTPQLVDYSLWHRSGHADKFGKEMFSTESESRNYAVKPMNCPCHVQVFNQGLRSYRDLPLRLAEFGSCHRNEPSGTLHGLMRVRAFTQDDAHIFCSEASIQQEVADFIDLLFKVYRDFGFDEVQLKLSTRPANRVGSDEVWDKAEAALAEALDQKGLNWDLLPGEGAFYGPKIEFSLKDCLGRIWQCGTIQVDFSMPGRLDAQYVGEDGQRHVPVMLHRAILGSFERFIGILIEHHAGAFPVWLAPVQLVVNSITDAQANYCREVTEQLVAAGFRAVPDLRNEKIGFKIREHTLQKVPYLLVIGDREVESNQVAVRARDGKDLGQMSLAQLVALLNVQMAQLGRVSVEN, from the coding sequence ATGCCCACCATCACTTTGCCCGATCACTCCCGCCGTCAGTTCGATCATCCGCTCACCGTGCAGCAGGTGGCTGCGGCGATCGGCCCTGGACTCGCTGGTGCCGCACTGGCCGGCCAGGTGAATGGCCGACTGGTCGACACCTCCTTTGTCATCGATCAGGATGCCGAGCTGGCCATCATCACCGCGCGCGATGAAGCGGGAGTGGAGGTGCTGCGCCACTCCTGTGCCCACCTGCTGGCGATGGCGGTCAAAGGACTCTTTCCCACGGCCCAGGTCACCATCGGTCCGGTGATCGAGGAGGGCTTCTACTATGACTTCGCCTATGAGCGGCCCTTTACCCCGGAAGATCTCGAAAAGATCGAAGCACGCATGGTCGAGCTGGCCGAGCGCGACATCCCGGTAGTGCGACAGCTCATGAGCCGTGATCAGGCGATCGCGCTGTTCGAGTCGATGGGCGAACAGTACAAGGTCGAGATCATTCGGGAGATTCCGGCCAGCGAGGCGCTCTCCTGCTATCGGCAGGGCGACTTCATCGACCTCTGCCGCGGGCCCCATGTGCCCAGCACCGGCAAGCTCAAGGCGTTCAAGCTCACCAAGGTGGCGGGTGCCTACTGGCGAGGCGACTCCCGCAACGCGATGTTGCAGCGCATCTATGGCACCGCCTGGCCCGATACCAAGGCGCTCAAGCAGTACCTGCATCGTATCGAAGAGGCGAGCAAGCGTGACCACCGCCGCATCGGCAAGCAGCTCGATCTGTTTCATGCGCAGGAAGAGGCGCCCGGCATGGTGTTCTGGCATCCCAAGGGCTGGACACTCTATCAGGTGATCGAGCAGTACATGCGCAGGGTGCAGCAGGCGCATGGCTACCAGGAGATCAAGACCCCGCAACTGGTCGACTACTCGCTCTGGCACCGCTCCGGCCATGCCGACAAGTTCGGCAAGGAGATGTTCAGCACCGAGTCCGAGAGCCGCAACTACGCAGTCAAGCCGATGAACTGCCCCTGCCATGTGCAGGTCTTCAACCAGGGGTTGCGCAGCTACCGCGACCTGCCGCTGCGGCTGGCCGAGTTTGGCTCCTGTCACCGCAATGAGCCTTCGGGAACGCTGCATGGATTGATGCGGGTGCGCGCCTTCACCCAGGACGATGCCCACATCTTCTGCAGCGAGGCGTCGATTCAGCAGGAGGTGGCCGACTTCATCGACCTGCTGTTCAAGGTCTACCGCGATTTTGGCTTTGACGAGGTACAGTTGAAGCTCTCCACCCGCCCGGCCAATCGGGTCGGCTCCGACGAGGTGTGGGACAAAGCCGAAGCGGCCTTGGCCGAGGCGCTCGATCAGAAGGGGCTCAACTGGGATCTGCTGCCTGGCGAGGGGGCCTTCTATGGTCCGAAGATCGAATTCTCGCTGAAGGATTGCCTGGGACGCATCTGGCAGTGCGGTACGATCCAGGTCGACTTCTCGATGCCGGGCCGGCTCGATGCGCAGTATGTGGGTGAGGATGGGCAGCGGCATGTGCCGGTCATGCTGCACCGCGCCATCCTCGGCTCCTTCGAGCGCTTCATCGGCATCCTGATCGAGCACCATGCCGGTGCCTTCCCGGTCTGGCTGGCGCCGGTGCAGCTGGTGGTCAACAGCATCACCGATGCACAGGCGAATTATTGCCGCGAAGTGACAGAACAGTTGGTCGCTGCCGGTTTTAGAGCCGTTCCAGACTTGAGAAACGAGAAGATCGGCTTTAAAATCCGCGAGCATACCTTGCAAAAGGTGCCCTATCTGCTGGTCATCGGCGATAGGGAGGTCGAATCCAATCAAGTGGCTGTACGTGCGCGCGATGGCAAGGATCTGGGTCAGATGAGTCTGGCACAGCTCGTTGCCCTTTTGAATGTTCAAATGGCGCAGCTCGGCCGCGTTTCCGTGGAGAATTGA
- the rplT gene encoding 50S ribosomal protein L20, translated as MARVKRGVQAHRRHKKILDQAKGYYGARSRVYRVAKQAVIKAGQYAYRDRRQRKRAFRALWITRINAAARLHGLNYSRMIDGLNKSSIQIDRKILAELAMHDQDAFAALASRAKAALGG; from the coding sequence ATGGCTCGTGTTAAACGCGGTGTGCAGGCACATCGCCGTCACAAGAAGATTCTCGACCAGGCCAAGGGCTACTATGGCGCCCGCAGCCGGGTCTATCGTGTCGCCAAACAGGCGGTCATCAAGGCTGGACAGTATGCCTACCGTGACCGTCGGCAGCGCAAGCGCGCCTTCCGCGCGCTGTGGATCACCCGCATCAATGCGGCGGCACGCCTGCATGGGCTGAACTACAGCCGGATGATCGATGGGCTCAACAAGAGCTCGATTCAGATCGATCGCAAGATTCTGGCGGAGCTGGCCATGCATGACCAGGATGCCTTTGCCGCTCTGGCAAGCCGGGCCAAGGCCGCGCTGGGAGGCTGA
- the pheT gene encoding phenylalanine--tRNA ligase subunit beta, giving the protein MKFSEAWLREWIDPPFATAELSARLTMAGLEVDGQSAAAPALSGVVVAEIIAVQPHPNADRLRLCRVNAGERGELEVVCGAPNVRVGLRVPLVLAGARLPDGSEIVATTVRGVHSAGMLAAASELGLDLAGEGLLELDAQAPLGAALSDVLQLDDQIIEIGLTPNRGDCLGIAGLAREVGVLARQAVCAPAERTVPALSERVIPVRVEAPEACPRYLGRVIENIQPDCKTPLWLRERLRRSGVRSISPVVDVTNYVMLELGQPLHAFDLEKIQGGIQVRMARAGESITLLDGQQLQLDQEVLLIADAVKPLAMAGIMGGADSGVTATTRHLFIESAFFAPLAIAGRARRHGLHTDASHRYERGVDFELPRRALERATALLTGIVGGVPGPIIEQVQPELLPKPAVIALRASRISRLLGMEMAPTEVEDLLGRLGCRIESEAAGQWCVTVPSFRFDLNIEVDLIEELARLHGYDRLPTRVPLMPLQPGAGSERTLSLREFRRRLTARGYQEAITYSFVDPELNRLIDPAHEALPLANPMSKEMAVMRGSLWPGLLLALRGNLNRQQSRVRLFESGLRFVQQGDQLLQEPMLAGVIAGSRHPESWGITNSEMVDFFDLKGDIETLFALTGARHQLELQPAHHPALHPGQSAQLVRDGKVLGQMGQLHPTLVDSFDLKSVPYLFELNLNLALENHLEAYRSWSHYPSVRRDLAFLVDRELPFRMLEQAIKAAAGPDLSQLILFDLYQGKGIDPKRKSMALGLIFQSQSHTLGEAEIQSSLDAVIRALEQRFQAEMRR; this is encoded by the coding sequence ATGAAGTTTAGTGAAGCCTGGTTGCGTGAATGGATCGATCCGCCTTTTGCCACGGCGGAGCTGTCGGCCCGCCTGACGATGGCTGGCCTCGAAGTGGATGGCCAGAGTGCGGCAGCGCCCGCACTCAGTGGTGTGGTGGTGGCCGAGATCATCGCGGTGCAGCCGCACCCCAATGCCGATCGGCTCAGACTCTGCCGCGTCAACGCGGGTGAGCGGGGGGAGTTGGAAGTTGTCTGTGGCGCCCCCAATGTGCGAGTCGGCCTGCGCGTGCCCCTGGTGCTGGCTGGCGCTCGCCTGCCGGATGGCAGCGAAATCGTCGCCACCACTGTGCGTGGAGTCCATTCGGCGGGCATGCTGGCCGCAGCCAGTGAGCTGGGCCTCGATCTGGCAGGCGAGGGTTTGCTGGAACTGGATGCGCAGGCACCGCTTGGTGCCGCGCTGAGTGATGTGCTGCAACTGGATGATCAGATCATCGAGATCGGTCTGACGCCGAACCGCGGTGACTGTCTCGGCATTGCCGGATTGGCCAGGGAGGTGGGGGTGCTGGCGCGTCAGGCGGTTTGTGCTCCGGCCGAGCGCACCGTACCCGCGTTGAGCGAGCGGGTCATTCCCGTGCGGGTCGAAGCACCCGAGGCCTGTCCGCGTTATCTCGGCCGCGTGATAGAAAACATCCAGCCGGACTGCAAAACACCGCTGTGGCTGCGTGAACGGCTGCGACGCAGTGGCGTCCGCTCGATCAGTCCAGTGGTGGATGTGACCAACTACGTGATGCTGGAGTTGGGGCAACCGCTGCATGCCTTTGATCTGGAGAAAATTCAGGGCGGCATCCAGGTGCGCATGGCGCGCGCGGGCGAATCGATCACCCTGCTCGATGGTCAGCAGTTGCAGTTGGATCAGGAGGTTCTGCTGATCGCCGATGCGGTCAAGCCGTTGGCGATGGCCGGCATCATGGGGGGCGCGGACTCTGGCGTCACCGCGACGACACGCCACCTGTTCATCGAAAGCGCCTTCTTCGCCCCATTGGCGATTGCCGGCCGAGCCCGGCGTCATGGGCTGCACACCGATGCCTCTCATCGCTATGAACGCGGTGTCGATTTTGAACTGCCGCGCCGTGCGCTGGAGCGGGCCACCGCATTGCTGACCGGGATCGTGGGCGGGGTGCCCGGTCCGATCATCGAGCAGGTGCAGCCCGAACTGCTGCCAAAGCCCGCAGTCATCGCGTTGCGGGCATCGAGGATCAGCCGGCTGCTGGGCATGGAGATGGCGCCGACGGAGGTGGAAGATCTGCTCGGCCGCCTGGGTTGCCGGATCGAGTCCGAGGCTGCCGGGCAGTGGTGCGTGACAGTGCCCAGTTTTCGTTTCGATCTGAACATCGAGGTCGATCTGATCGAAGAGCTGGCACGGTTGCATGGCTATGACCGGCTGCCCACCCGTGTTCCACTCATGCCGCTCCAGCCTGGTGCCGGCTCCGAACGGACCCTGTCGCTGCGGGAGTTTCGCCGGCGCCTGACCGCTCGGGGTTATCAAGAGGCCATCACCTACAGCTTTGTCGATCCGGAGCTGAACCGCCTGATCGATCCGGCCCACGAAGCCTTGCCGCTGGCCAATCCCATGTCCAAAGAGATGGCGGTCATGCGCGGCAGTCTCTGGCCCGGTCTGCTATTGGCGCTGCGGGGCAACCTCAATCGGCAGCAGTCCCGCGTCCGCCTGTTTGAAAGTGGGCTACGCTTTGTACAGCAAGGTGATCAACTGCTGCAGGAGCCGATGCTGGCTGGAGTGATTGCGGGATCGCGCCATCCGGAGTCCTGGGGCATCACCAACAGTGAAATGGTCGATTTCTTTGATCTCAAGGGTGACATCGAGACTCTTTTTGCACTGACTGGCGCACGGCATCAGCTCGAACTGCAGCCAGCACACCATCCGGCACTGCATCCCGGACAATCGGCACAGCTTGTCCGGGATGGCAAGGTACTGGGTCAGATGGGGCAGCTCCATCCCACCCTTGTAGATAGCTTTGACTTGAAGTCAGTTCCATATCTTTTTGAATTAAATTTGAATTTAGCGCTTGAGAATCATCTCGAAGCCTACAGGAGCTGGTCTCATTACCCAAGCGTGAGGCGGGATCTGGCGTTTCTGGTCGACCGGGAGTTGCCGTTCAGGATGCTCGAGCAGGCGATCAAGGCCGCTGCCGGGCCTGATCTGTCGCAGCTGATCCTGTTTGATCTGTATCAAGGAAAAGGCATTGATCCTAAAAGAAAAAGTATGGCATTGGGGTTGATATTTCAATCACAATCGCACACTCTTGGCGAAGCGGAAATCCAGAGCAGTCTGGATGCGGTGATCCGTGCATTGGAGCAGCGGTTTCAGGCGGAGATGAGGAGATAA